One genomic region from Blattabacterium cuenoti encodes:
- the atpA gene encoding F0F1 ATP synthase subunit alpha: MSDLKYSEISSILKEQLSNFQFESKLSESGIIIQVGDGVARSFGLNSAFYGELVEFQTGIKGIVLNLEEDHVSIVLLSPSKNIKEGDLVKRTGKIFSIKVGEGMLGRVIDTLGNPIDGKGPIGGKLFDMPLERKAPGVIYREPVKEPLQTGIKFIDSMIPIGRGQRELIIGDRQTGKTTIAIDAIINQKKFYEKNQTVYCIYVAVSQKGSTIARIYNILQEKGAMPYTVIVAAKSSDPAPMQVFAPFSGTAIGEYFRDTGRSSLVIYDDLSKQAVSYREISLLLRRPPGREAYPGDVFYLHSRLLERSAKIIKDQKMAEKMNDIPESIKKEIKGGGSLTALPIIETQSGDISSYIPTNVISITDGQIFLEKDLFHSGIRPAINESISVSRVGGSAQIQSMRKISGTLKLDQAQFRELESFSKFGSELDPSTMEILKKGKINIEILKQSPHSPYDIADQIAIIYVGTKNILKNIPIHKISDFEKEYLFYLKEKHEDLLNSLRNGMLDDQISGILEKIALELSNKYVC, encoded by the coding sequence ATGTCAGATTTAAAATATTCTGAAATATCATCGATTCTTAAAGAACAATTATCAAATTTTCAATTTGAATCAAAATTATCTGAATCTGGTATTATTATTCAAGTAGGAGATGGAGTAGCTAGATCTTTTGGTCTCAATTCCGCTTTTTATGGAGAATTAGTAGAATTTCAGACCGGAATTAAAGGCATAGTTTTGAATCTTGAAGAAGATCACGTGAGTATTGTTCTGCTTAGTCCATCAAAAAATATCAAAGAAGGAGATTTAGTTAAAAGAACAGGAAAGATTTTTTCTATAAAAGTCGGTGAAGGCATGTTAGGTCGTGTTATAGATACATTAGGAAATCCTATTGACGGAAAAGGACCTATAGGAGGAAAATTATTTGACATGCCTTTAGAAAGAAAAGCTCCAGGGGTCATTTACAGAGAGCCTGTCAAAGAACCCCTTCAAACTGGTATTAAATTTATAGATTCTATGATTCCCATAGGAAGAGGACAAAGAGAATTGATTATTGGAGACCGACAAACTGGAAAAACAACCATAGCTATTGATGCTATTATCAATCAGAAAAAATTTTATGAGAAAAATCAGACAGTTTATTGTATTTACGTAGCTGTTAGTCAAAAAGGATCTACAATAGCAAGAATTTACAATATATTGCAAGAAAAGGGAGCTATGCCTTACACAGTAATAGTTGCAGCTAAATCTTCTGATCCAGCTCCCATGCAAGTTTTTGCTCCTTTTTCAGGAACTGCTATCGGAGAATATTTTCGTGATACTGGTCGTTCTTCTTTGGTTATATATGATGATCTATCAAAGCAAGCTGTCTCTTATAGAGAAATTTCTTTGTTATTACGACGTCCTCCTGGTCGAGAAGCATATCCGGGAGATGTTTTTTATTTACATTCTCGTCTTTTAGAACGTTCAGCTAAAATCATAAAAGATCAGAAAATGGCTGAAAAAATGAATGACATTCCAGAGTCTATTAAAAAAGAGATCAAAGGAGGAGGATCTTTAACTGCTTTACCTATTATTGAAACTCAATCTGGGGATATATCTTCTTATATTCCGACTAATGTAATTTCCATAACAGATGGACAAATTTTTTTAGAAAAAGATTTATTTCATTCTGGAATTCGTCCCGCAATTAATGAAAGTATATCAGTCTCTCGTGTAGGAGGATCTGCTCAAATTCAATCTATGAGAAAAATATCTGGAACTTTAAAATTAGATCAAGCTCAATTTAGAGAATTGGAATCTTTTTCAAAATTTGGTTCTGAATTAGATCCATCTACTATGGAAATTCTAAAAAAAGGAAAAATCAACATAGAAATATTAAAACAATCTCCTCATTCTCCATATGATATAGCAGATCAAATAGCCATTATTTATGTTGGAACCAAAAATATATTAAAAAATATTCCTATTCATAAAATTTCAGATTTTGAAAAAGAATATCTTTTTTATTTGAAAGAAAAACATGAAGATTTATTAAATTCATTAAGAAATGGAATGCTTGATGATCAAATATCTGGAATTTTGGAAAAAATAGCTTTGGAATTAAGCAATAAATATGTATGCTAA
- the atpG gene encoding ATP synthase F1 subunit gamma, which translates to MSNPKEIKRRILSIESVIKTTEAMKMISIVKLRKTKGLLTHIKTYFDHIELLLSDFLLTEKKENFEKNKYFLEEGKNKLFIVFTSNRGLCGSFNSLIFEKINSFFQKKSYSHNECMFFSIGKKGFDFLVKKYNMYDKNNNWIDCGDDLTKTNEKIQLLTKKLISNFIQKRFSSIYLIYNNLLKKSLFQEIVVEKFLPMSVDLKKKKIGIDSILEPSQKEIFNYLIPKFLHAKLLKIFLKSSASEHTARMISMHQATENASDIKNDLVLNYNKERQTTITKEILEIISGLESLNEKR; encoded by the coding sequence ATGTCTAATCCAAAAGAGATCAAAAGAAGAATATTATCTATAGAATCAGTTATTAAAACTACGGAGGCTATGAAAATGATCTCTATCGTAAAATTACGAAAAACCAAAGGTTTACTGACGCATATCAAAACTTATTTTGATCATATAGAATTACTTCTTTCAGATTTTTTGTTAACGGAAAAAAAGGAAAATTTTGAAAAAAATAAATATTTTTTAGAAGAAGGAAAAAATAAATTATTTATTGTATTCACTTCTAATCGTGGATTATGCGGTTCTTTTAACTCCCTAATTTTTGAAAAAATTAATTCTTTTTTTCAAAAAAAAAGTTATTCACATAATGAATGCATGTTTTTTTCTATTGGTAAAAAAGGATTCGATTTTTTAGTAAAAAAATATAACATGTATGACAAAAATAACAATTGGATTGATTGTGGGGATGATTTAACTAAAACGAATGAAAAAATCCAACTTTTAACAAAAAAATTAATTTCAAACTTTATTCAAAAAAGATTTTCTTCTATTTATTTGATATATAATAATCTTCTAAAAAAATCATTATTTCAAGAAATAGTTGTAGAAAAATTTCTTCCAATGTCTGTGGATTTGAAAAAAAAGAAAATAGGAATTGATTCTATTTTAGAACCTTCCCAAAAAGAAATATTTAATTATTTAATTCCAAAATTCCTACATGCAAAACTATTAAAAATTTTTTTGAAATCTTCTGCTTCAGAACATACAGCACGTATGATATCTATGCATCAAGCTACAGAAAACGCATCTGACATCAAAAATGATCTAGTATTAAATTATAATAAAGAAAGACAAACTACAATTACTAAAGAAATACTTGAAATCATCAGTGGGTTAGAATCTTTAAATGAAAAAAGATAA
- a CDS encoding nucleotide exchange factor GrpE produces the protein MDINQKNTEKQSGSSNEVCNVGSCQEEKKDPLKKEIEVLQEELEKEKNKFLRLFAEFENYKKRIQKERFDIFRVVHEQILIDLIPILDDFERGLKELKKSKDELIVKGISLIQEKLIKILKEKGLNKMKIKKGDDFNTDLHEAISQIPAVTEGFKGKIIEIIEAGYILKEKVIRHAKVITGK, from the coding sequence ATGGATATTAATCAAAAAAACACTGAAAAACAGTCAGGTTCATCTAACGAAGTCTGTAATGTAGGATCTTGTCAAGAAGAGAAAAAGGATCCATTAAAGAAAGAAATAGAGGTTCTTCAGGAAGAATTAGAAAAAGAAAAAAACAAGTTTTTACGTCTCTTTGCAGAATTCGAAAATTATAAAAAACGTATTCAAAAAGAAAGATTTGATATTTTTAGAGTTGTTCATGAACAAATTTTGATAGATTTAATTCCGATTTTAGATGATTTTGAACGAGGACTTAAAGAGTTGAAAAAATCTAAAGATGAACTTATCGTTAAAGGAATTTCTTTAATACAAGAAAAACTTATTAAAATTTTAAAAGAAAAAGGATTAAATAAAATGAAAATAAAAAAAGGAGATGATTTTAATACAGATTTACACGAGGCTATTTCACAAATTCCGGCTGTTACAGAAGGGTTTAAAGGAAAAATCATAGAAATTATAGAAGCTGGATATATTCTGAAGGAAAAAGTCATACGACATGCTAAAGTCATAACCGGAAAATAA
- the mnmA gene encoding tRNA 2-thiouridine(34) synthase MnmA — translation MQKVVVGLSGGVDSSVAALILKKKGYEVIGLFMDNWEEEDSVFNKCTTWKEDRIDAMLVSQQLNIPFQVIEMKKEYKKYVINYMFNEYKSGKTPNPDILCNKEIKFNIFLKKAIDLGADFIATGHYVNKEKIIKNKKIIYRLLIGKDLNKDQSYFLCQLTQYQLKKSLFPLGLLTKNQVRKIAKINGLRNAHKKESQGLCFVGKIKLPRFLQKKIVPKKGEVVYINSNALVYQEKKFFSSKEEELFFSSRKKKYKKSDGKIIGYHQGAHYFTKGQRKGIAVGGYKEALFVLETDVKENIVYTGMGKKHPGLYRKSLFVQEENIHWIRQDLSLSEGEKMDVFCRIRYRQPLQKSKLYKIKKGMFIEFETMQCAITEGQFAAWYIGKELVGSGVIY, via the coding sequence ATGCAAAAAGTGGTAGTTGGACTTTCAGGAGGTGTTGATTCAAGTGTTGCTGCATTAATTCTTAAAAAGAAAGGTTATGAAGTTATTGGTTTATTTATGGATAATTGGGAAGAGGAAGATTCGGTTTTCAATAAATGTACTACTTGGAAGGAAGATAGAATTGATGCTATGTTAGTGTCCCAACAATTAAATATTCCTTTTCAAGTAATTGAAATGAAAAAGGAATACAAAAAATATGTCATTAATTACATGTTTAATGAGTATAAATCAGGGAAGACTCCTAATCCAGATATCTTGTGTAACAAAGAAATTAAGTTCAATATTTTCTTAAAAAAGGCTATTGATTTAGGAGCAGATTTTATTGCTACAGGTCATTATGTGAATAAAGAAAAAATTATAAAAAATAAAAAAATAATTTATCGTCTTTTAATAGGAAAAGATCTTAATAAAGATCAATCGTATTTTTTATGTCAATTAACACAATATCAATTGAAAAAATCACTATTTCCATTAGGTTTATTGACGAAAAATCAAGTTCGAAAAATTGCCAAAATAAATGGATTACGCAATGCTCATAAAAAAGAATCACAAGGTCTTTGTTTTGTAGGCAAAATTAAATTACCCAGATTTTTACAAAAAAAAATTGTTCCAAAAAAAGGAGAAGTAGTTTACATTAATTCTAATGCTTTAGTTTATCAAGAAAAAAAATTTTTTTCTTCTAAGGAAGAAGAGTTATTTTTTTCATCTAGAAAAAAAAAGTATAAAAAATCAGATGGAAAAATAATTGGATACCATCAAGGTGCTCATTATTTTACTAAGGGACAACGTAAAGGAATAGCTGTAGGAGGTTACAAAGAGGCTCTTTTTGTTCTTGAAACCGATGTAAAAGAAAATATTGTTTATACTGGAATGGGGAAAAAACATCCCGGTTTATATAGAAAGTCTTTGTTTGTTCAGGAAGAAAACATTCATTGGATCAGACAGGATCTTAGTCTTAGCGAAGGAGAAAAAATGGATGTTTTTTGTAGAATTCGTTATAGACAACCATTGCAAAAATCAAAATTATACAAAATAAAAAAAGGAATGTTCATTGAATTTGAAACAATGCAATGTGCTATAACAGAAGGACAGTTTGCGGCTTGGTATATCGGAAAAGAATTAGTAGGATCAGGAGTTATTTATTAA
- the atpH gene encoding ATP synthase F1 subunit delta → MFSSKIIKHYARVFFEFSNKNDFFYHKVKKVFSLLYQNVDLSKILSTPLLSSKKKIIIFKKILYPFDIFLFQFVKLLIIRKRESLLREIFLEYQEIYKKEKKGLIKCIVISAFPLSIDMQKIITHKIKMSPKYQKKKIHIINKADPSIIGGFLFRIGYEEWNFSVKEHLFCIKKYLKILK, encoded by the coding sequence ATGTTTTCAAGCAAAATAATTAAACATTACGCTAGAGTTTTTTTTGAATTTTCTAATAAAAATGATTTTTTTTATCATAAAGTCAAAAAGGTATTTTCTTTATTGTATCAAAATGTGGATTTAAGTAAGATTCTTTCTACCCCATTATTAAGTTCTAAAAAAAAAATAATAATTTTCAAAAAAATTCTTTATCCTTTTGATATTTTCCTTTTTCAATTTGTAAAACTTTTAATCATACGAAAAAGAGAATCTCTTTTAAGAGAAATTTTTTTAGAATATCAAGAAATATATAAAAAAGAAAAAAAAGGACTTATAAAATGTATTGTTATTTCCGCATTTCCTTTAAGTATAGATATGCAAAAAATAATTACACATAAAATTAAAATGAGTCCTAAGTATCAGAAAAAAAAAATTCACATAATTAATAAAGCTGATCCATCTATCATTGGAGGTTTTTTGTTTCGTATAGGATACGAAGAATGGAATTTTAGCGTTAAAGAGCATTTATTTTGTATTAAAAAATATTTAAAAATTCTTAAATAA
- the dnaJ gene encoding molecular chaperone DnaJ, which translates to MVKKDYYEVLGVSRNASSEEIKKAYRKLAIKYHPDKNLDDKKKAEEKFKEAAEAYEILSNSEKRQRYDKFGHSGVKGSGSDSGMNMEDIFANFGDIFADAFGEGFSSFGFGRSNRHKTIKGSDLRIRVKLSLEEIANGVEKKVKVRRLKVAKGIKFKNCSSCNGTGQIIRVTNTILGRMQTTSQCYTCSGTGKNVDNIPYGANKHGLIKEEELVNIKIPAGLTEGIQLKVSEKGNEAPFGGIPGDLIVLIEEIPHLQLKREGSNLHYDLYISFPDAILGASKEVPTINGKARIKIDPGTQSGKTLRLKNKGLPNIEGYGHGSLLIHVNVWTPKKINEEQKKFFEKMRKNENFLPHPDNSEKSFFDRVREMFS; encoded by the coding sequence ATGGTGAAAAAAGATTATTACGAAGTATTAGGAGTTTCTAGAAACGCCTCTTCAGAAGAAATTAAAAAAGCTTATCGAAAATTAGCAATAAAATATCATCCAGATAAGAATTTAGATGATAAAAAAAAAGCAGAAGAAAAATTTAAAGAGGCAGCCGAAGCTTACGAGATTTTAAGTAATTCAGAAAAAAGACAACGTTATGATAAATTCGGACATTCTGGGGTAAAAGGAAGCGGTTCTGATTCAGGAATGAATATGGAAGATATTTTTGCAAATTTTGGAGACATTTTCGCTGATGCATTTGGAGAAGGTTTTTCTAGTTTTGGATTTGGAAGATCAAATCGGCATAAAACTATTAAAGGAAGTGATTTGAGAATAAGAGTAAAACTTTCATTAGAAGAAATAGCTAATGGAGTGGAAAAAAAAGTTAAAGTAAGAAGGCTGAAAGTTGCTAAAGGAATCAAATTCAAAAATTGTTCATCTTGCAATGGAACTGGTCAAATTATACGAGTGACCAATACTATTTTAGGAAGAATGCAAACGACTTCTCAATGTTATACATGTTCTGGAACTGGAAAAAATGTTGATAATATCCCTTATGGAGCGAATAAACATGGATTAATTAAAGAAGAAGAATTAGTGAATATTAAAATTCCCGCAGGACTTACAGAAGGAATTCAACTTAAAGTTTCTGAAAAAGGGAATGAGGCTCCATTTGGAGGAATTCCTGGAGATTTAATTGTGTTAATTGAAGAAATTCCTCATCTTCAATTGAAGAGAGAGGGAAGTAATCTTCATTATGATTTATATATCTCTTTCCCAGATGCAATATTGGGAGCTTCAAAAGAAGTTCCGACTATTAATGGAAAAGCAAGAATTAAAATAGATCCAGGTACACAATCAGGAAAAACTCTTAGACTAAAAAACAAAGGATTACCTAATATTGAAGGATATGGACATGGAAGTCTTTTGATTCATGTTAATGTTTGGACTCCAAAGAAAATTAATGAGGAACAAAAAAAATTTTTCGAAAAAATGAGAAAAAATGAAAATTTTCTTCCTCATCCTGATAACTCAGAAAAGTCGTTTTTTGATCGTGTAAGAGAAATGTTTTCTTAA
- the trpS gene encoding tryptophan--tRNA ligase — translation MLTGIRSTGTPHLGNILGVIIPSVDIANRNEKDSSFIFIADLHSLIQVNNIKTIRNNTYQIAAAWLAFGLNTENCLFYRQSDVSEVTELAWYFSCFFPYQRLTLAHSFKNEITRIDKGKISMGLFSYPILMAADILLYNAKIVPVGKDQLQHIEIARRIATSFNKRIGKKLFVLPHALLQKKTMSVPGTDGDKMSKSKKNWINIFSSDEILKKQIMSIRTDSKSLEEKKNPETDYVMSLYKLIAPLDKIDKMKEKYLKGGYGYAEAKIALYDLIIHKFSTERKKFFSFMKNKSLLDHILSLGAKKAKKIANNRLNDIRKCLKFNPIKLI, via the coding sequence ATGTTAACAGGAATTAGAAGTACAGGAACTCCTCATTTAGGAAATATTTTAGGTGTTATAATTCCATCTGTAGACATTGCTAATAGAAATGAAAAAGATTCTTCATTTATATTTATAGCAGATTTACATTCTCTGATTCAAGTAAATAATATAAAAACAATAAGAAATAATACTTATCAAATTGCGGCAGCATGGTTAGCTTTTGGATTGAATACGGAAAATTGTCTTTTTTATAGACAATCTGATGTTTCTGAAGTAACTGAGTTAGCTTGGTATTTCAGTTGTTTTTTTCCTTATCAAAGACTGACATTAGCTCATTCATTTAAAAATGAAATAACAAGAATAGATAAAGGAAAAATTAGTATGGGATTATTTTCTTATCCTATTTTAATGGCTGCTGATATTCTGCTTTATAACGCTAAAATTGTTCCCGTAGGAAAAGATCAATTACAACATATAGAAATAGCTAGACGTATAGCTACTTCTTTTAATAAAAGAATAGGTAAAAAATTATTTGTATTGCCTCATGCTCTTTTGCAAAAAAAAACTATGTCTGTACCTGGAACGGATGGAGACAAAATGAGTAAATCTAAAAAAAATTGGATTAATATTTTTTCTTCAGATGAAATTTTGAAAAAACAAATTATGAGCATTCGTACGGATAGTAAGTCTCTGGAAGAAAAGAAAAATCCGGAAACAGATTATGTAATGTCCTTATACAAATTAATAGCTCCTTTAGACAAAATAGATAAAATGAAAGAGAAATATCTAAAAGGAGGATATGGATATGCTGAGGCCAAAATAGCGTTATATGATCTTATAATTCATAAGTTTTCAACAGAAAGAAAAAAGTTTTTTTCTTTCATGAAAAACAAATCTTTATTAGATCATATTCTTTCTTTGGGTGCTAAAAAAGCGAAAAAGATAGCTAATAATAGGTTGAATGATATCAGAAAATGTTTAAAATTCAACCCTATAAAATTGATTTAA